A stretch of Acidobacteriota bacterium DNA encodes these proteins:
- a CDS encoding NAD-glutamate dehydrogenase gives MTWLRDSMAPSFFNAMADEPEALAILEREVETLKTNQNLILADRPGTLILATRSLPGSLYEGVTRRAGVERPISYAMFAHSQTHMPGMGQSLEIQRFQFDCKTEAHVQAGLAAGVTLPEDVRTAAQNVLSKDARFDMGEFDRLLSILWINHAAYVRVSPPEKTAEALVMLHLCEGLSGLYFDFTPLGEGSKEMRLLFGTANPPHNGYLAQVVEILNRFDLGVRSGDVLDVSTGVRPYALFSLCVRPRNGQTIPEGQGFGDRLQSELFNTQILAANSPEYREFVTTGVMSGEDAALTRALVAFCHTQLAHAQPDRFDWEEVQGAIHANPALVAQFVALFRLRFSPEDRDRRASFKTMREAAGKAVAGYDTGHAHLDEIRRVVFRCCLTFVDHVLKTNFFVKEKQALSFRLDPSYLADLGPGTTGLLPSGTPFRITFFFGGEAFGYHIGFSDIARGGWRTVICQTHDDFLTNASTLFRENFVLAHTQHLKNKDIYEGGSKLVLLMDASAYAKAPKGVQDRILRKEQRDVFSAFLDIYVTEGGVAKHPAVVDYYRQDEPIELGPDENMHDDMIEEIAVTSKRRGYILGTGVISSKKIGINHKEYGVTSTGVVKFAEISMQEIGIDITKDPFSVKFTGGPNGDVAGNAMQIMLNRCPKMQIRLILDGTAALLDMEGADATELRRILLKDDLHAFDPAALHVGGFILFRGAPKDDGMRKVYRRVKRTAEGVVEEWVSVDEMSREFGDLPFSVAADLFIPGGGRPETINDANWERFLLPDGSPSSRVIVEGANSFITPKARLELQKKNVVLMRDASANKCGVISSSYEIIANLLLSEEEFLAHKKQYVADVLSILERRAEDEARLLVRRHKDGVKPWTQISDEVSVEINSNYSRLFEFFQKNPDIGKQELFERVILSHLPTLLREDPVFRARLGVLPPKYRSAILAAEIGSSMVYRADHDAEFEDSIRLHVGRRFK, from the coding sequence ATGACCTGGCTCCGCGATTCCATGGCCCCCTCCTTCTTCAACGCGATGGCCGACGAGCCCGAGGCGCTCGCGATTCTTGAGCGGGAAGTCGAGACGCTCAAGACCAACCAGAACCTGATCCTGGCCGATCGCCCGGGCACGCTGATCCTGGCGACTCGCAGCCTTCCAGGTTCCCTGTATGAGGGCGTCACTCGTCGCGCCGGTGTGGAGCGTCCCATCTCGTATGCGATGTTTGCGCATTCGCAGACGCACATGCCGGGCATGGGGCAGTCACTTGAAATTCAGCGCTTCCAGTTTGACTGCAAGACCGAAGCGCACGTGCAGGCGGGCCTGGCCGCCGGCGTGACCCTCCCCGAGGATGTGCGAACGGCCGCCCAAAATGTGCTCTCGAAGGACGCCAGATTCGACATGGGCGAGTTCGACCGGCTGCTGTCGATCCTCTGGATCAATCACGCCGCGTACGTCCGCGTGTCGCCACCGGAGAAAACGGCTGAAGCCCTTGTGATGCTCCACCTGTGTGAGGGGCTGAGCGGTCTGTATTTTGACTTCACTCCGCTGGGCGAAGGCTCAAAGGAAATGCGTCTGCTGTTTGGCACCGCGAACCCTCCGCACAACGGGTACCTGGCGCAGGTGGTGGAGATTCTGAATCGGTTCGACCTGGGCGTTCGCAGCGGCGACGTGCTCGACGTCTCCACCGGCGTGCGGCCTTACGCGCTGTTCTCGCTGTGTGTGCGTCCGCGCAACGGCCAGACCATTCCGGAAGGCCAGGGATTCGGCGATCGACTGCAGAGCGAGCTGTTCAATACCCAAATCCTGGCTGCCAATTCGCCCGAGTACCGCGAGTTTGTCACCACCGGCGTGATGAGTGGCGAAGACGCTGCGCTCACGCGCGCACTGGTCGCGTTTTGCCACACGCAACTGGCGCATGCGCAGCCCGACCGCTTTGACTGGGAGGAAGTGCAGGGCGCGATTCATGCGAATCCGGCACTCGTGGCGCAGTTCGTGGCGCTGTTCCGTCTGCGGTTCAGCCCCGAGGACCGGGATCGCCGGGCGTCGTTCAAGACCATGCGTGAGGCCGCCGGCAAGGCGGTGGCCGGCTACGACACCGGCCACGCCCATCTCGACGAGATTCGTCGCGTGGTCTTCCGCTGCTGCCTGACGTTTGTGGATCACGTGCTGAAGACCAACTTCTTCGTCAAAGAGAAGCAGGCGCTCTCGTTCCGCCTGGATCCGTCGTATCTGGCGGATCTGGGACCCGGCACCACGGGGCTGTTGCCCTCGGGCACGCCGTTCCGCATCACGTTCTTTTTTGGCGGCGAGGCCTTCGGGTATCACATCGGGTTTTCGGATATTGCGCGCGGCGGATGGCGCACTGTTATCTGTCAGACCCACGACGACTTCCTCACCAACGCGTCCACGTTGTTCCGCGAGAACTTCGTCCTGGCGCACACGCAGCACCTCAAGAACAAGGACATCTACGAAGGCGGGTCGAAGCTGGTGTTGCTGATGGATGCGTCGGCGTATGCCAAGGCCCCGAAGGGCGTGCAGGATCGCATTCTGAGAAAGGAACAGCGCGATGTCTTCAGCGCCTTCCTGGACATCTACGTCACCGAAGGCGGCGTCGCGAAACATCCGGCGGTGGTGGACTACTACCGGCAGGATGAGCCGATTGAGCTGGGCCCTGACGAGAACATGCACGACGACATGATCGAGGAGATCGCGGTCACGTCGAAGCGGAGGGGCTACATCCTCGGCACCGGCGTGATTTCCTCGAAGAAGATCGGCATCAATCACAAGGAGTACGGCGTCACCTCCACCGGCGTCGTGAAGTTTGCCGAAATCTCGATGCAGGAAATCGGGATCGACATCACCAAGGATCCCTTCTCGGTGAAGTTCACCGGAGGACCCAACGGCGATGTGGCCGGCAACGCCATGCAGATCATGCTGAACCGATGCCCGAAGATGCAGATTCGTCTCATCCTCGACGGCACGGCAGCGCTCCTCGACATGGAAGGCGCCGACGCCACGGAACTGCGCCGCATCCTGCTCAAGGATGACCTGCACGCGTTTGATCCCGCGGCGCTGCACGTGGGCGGATTCATCCTGTTCCGCGGTGCGCCAAAAGACGACGGCATGCGGAAGGTCTACCGGCGGGTCAAGCGCACCGCCGAGGGCGTGGTTGAAGAGTGGGTCTCGGTCGACGAAATGTCGCGGGAGTTTGGTGACCTGCCATTTTCTGTGGCGGCGGACCTGTTCATCCCTGGCGGCGGCCGGCCCGAAACAATCAACGACGCGAATTGGGAGCGCTTCCTGCTGCCGGACGGCTCGCCCTCGTCGCGGGTCATCGTGGAAGGGGCCAACTCCTTCATCACACCCAAAGCCCGTCTGGAGCTTCAGAAGAAAAACGTCGTTCTGATGCGCGATGCGTCGGCCAACAAGTGCGGCGTCATCTCGTCCTCATACGAGATCATCGCGAATCTGCTGCTGAGCGAAGAGGAGTTCCTGGCGCACAAGAAGCAGTACGTGGCCGACGTCCTGAGCATCCTCGAGCGCCGGGCCGAAGACGAGGCTCGCCTCCTGGTGCGACGGCACAAGGATGGCGTGAAGCCGTGGACGCAGATCTCGGACGAGGTGTCGGTCGAGATCAACAGCAACTACAGCCGCCTGTTTGAGTTCTTCCAGAAGAACCCCGACATCGGCAAGCAGGAACTGTTTGAGCGTGTGATTCTCAGCCACCTGCCGACACTGTTGCGCGAGGACCCGGTGTTTCGTGCGCGGCTGGGCGTGTTGCCTCCGAAGTACCGGTCGGCCATTCTGGCGGCGGAGATTGGCTCGTCGATGGTCTATCGCGCCGATCACGACGCCGAGTTCGAGGATTCCATCCGGTTGCACGTGGGGCGGCGATTCAAGTGA